The following is a genomic window from Manihot esculenta cultivar AM560-2 chromosome 9, M.esculenta_v8, whole genome shotgun sequence.
CCATATATTAGGTTACATTCCCACTTGAAGCTCAGTTTAGCATTTTAGTACTGGGGTGAAGTAAACTACTGAACAAATGCAGTGCTGTGCTTATGTGATTTTTCTGATAAAATAGTTGAGGTATCCACTTTGTTGTTGCCATTCTCATATGCGCATATGTGCTTCCTGTGGATTTTATAGCATAGGTGTTTACTAATATCCATTGAACTGTTTAAGGTTGTGCATTTATATCAAGTTACATGATTAATTACATTATGTTGTATTATGTTACACCAAACATGGGTTTAGTTCTcttttacatttttctttttggcGTGTATCGTTTCCCATTGACATTACATCTTGTTTCTTGGAGCATTTTGGTCCAGAATTAAGTGCCTGAGATTATTTCTCTTGTTTTGAACTTCATTCTGATTGAGCTTTGCTTGAACAGGTGAACTCTTGACAACAAAAGAAGCCAGAAGCAGGCAACAAATCTATGATGAGCTCACATCTGGTGGCCatttttcttcagctcttctgGTTGTGAGAGAGCATCTTCCATCGGGAAAGGCTTGTTTGAGGGTAAATATTGATGCTACAAGAACAGGAAATGTTGCAAGATTCATTAACCATTCTTGTGATGGTGGGAATCTGTCAACAATGCTAGTGAGAAGCTCAGGAGCTTTGTTGCCTCGTCTATGTTTCTTTGCTTCTAAAGACataaaagaaggagaagagctCACTTTTAGCTATGGGGAAATCAGGGTCAGGTCTAAGGGCTTGCAATGTTTTTGTGGCAGCCCTTGCTGTTTTGGAATTTTACCCTCAGAACATACTTAATCTTAGAAAACCACATGAGGTAGATCTGTTATATGAGTAGCCATTTTTATGTATAACATTCATTCCATTGATGTAATACAATGCTATTTGGATTTGTATTGAGAATGGTGACCAATTATGTTTATCCATATCCAATACTTCAAGGTAGTTTTCTTTGTGATCTGTGCTTTCCTGCGCATTGTGCTGTCTGTTTGTTCAATTCCACTCATCCAGGACAAACCCCAACTGCCCAAAAGACTAAATAAAGGggggaaaaataaaataaaaagacgataaaaatgaaaaagaaagtaACATCCTTTATATGACAAAGATTAAGATTAAACATCACATGGGTAGCTCTCTGTTTCCTGTCTTGATACATAAGATTATGACACAGGTGCACGTCTAGCCCTTGGTTTTCTGTATCCCACACGCCACGGGCAGCACAAATCTTGTGCCTTCCCATGAAGACAACCTTCTTCAAGTTAAACAAAAATACATACCCACACAAACATTATTTACCATTATAATATTACATTCTCCAAAccatattcatttaaaattaaacaccaTAACCTGTTTCTGGCTCTCTATTTGCACATGCTCCTCACACTCCTCTCACTCCCCTCTTCCCTCTACCAACCATCCCTTTCACTATATATACGTATACCCATAAAGTATATACTTATATAATACGTATCGTAGTAGGTATAGACCATATTAATACAAGACTTGAGTATGTAGACATTTTATAAAGAAGGAAGATAAAGAGAAGGAAAGAAAGCTTGAAAGCTTACCACATTAACCTTGCCAACCCCATCACGAGACTAACGTGCCTCCCCTCCATTTTGCTTCACATATATAACGCCAACTTCACCACCTTTCTCTTTCGCAACCTCTCTTTGTTTGCTTCTTCTTATCTCAGACCCTGGACATATATTCATAGAATTGCTGATGGCTGAACCTCAATGCGATGCCACGTCCGATACTCGAAGGAAGGGCATCGGTAAGCGTGCTTCCGCCGTGCCGGTGGAATCACAATCCGTTGCTGAAACGGGACTGCCAGTTCCTGCTGTGGCTCCATGCGGCGCCTGCAAGTTCTTGAGGAGGAAATGCATTAGTGGGTGCATTTTTGCACCCCATTTTGGTTCAGATCAAGGTGCAGCCCGATTTGCAGCGGTGCATAAGGTGTTTGGTGCTAGTAATGTGTCCAAGCTATTGCTGCACATTCCGATGAACCGGAGACATGAAGCGGTTGTTACAATATCTTATGAAGCTCAGGCAAGGTTATCCGATCCAGTTTATGGTTGTGTCTCCACCATTCTTGCTCTGCAACAACAGGTTCATTAATTTGATTGTGGTTGGCTTTACTTCTactctttctttcttcatttttttttttttttgatcttGTCTATTCATTCTAAAAGATTATGCAACAGAATGGCACTGCATACACTATACATTTACGTAGGCAAGGTTGATTTTATGCGAATGGGACATTTCTGGTTGTTATATTTCATTCACTGCCATAATGCTCTTTGGTTCTTTTTGGAGGAGAGAAACAAACTTACTTAAAGATGTAGAGCGTTAAAGATGACATATCAACAAATTGTTTTCAACTTTAGATTAATTATAGTGTTATTCTTAAAACGTAAGTTGTTGTTAATATTAAGGATAAATTACTTGCAGGTTGCGTCTCTGCAGGCGGAGCTTGCGATGGTCCAAACTCAACTAATAAACAGTAGGTTTGCAATGGCTAATGTTCTTGAAAACTCACAGCAGCAgcaacagcagcagcagcaactgCATCATCAACATCAGCAAGTTTCACTGCTTCAACCAGCCTACTCTAACAACTCCTCAGCTTCTACTAATCTCATCAATATGAGTAATTTCACCTCCAACTTTGAGCTTGTCACTGACACTGCTCCATCTTCTCATAGCTTGGAGCCTCTCCATCTTTCTCGGCCATCACAtgatgaggaagatgatgaagaagagAGCCGGATTCCCGGCATTTTTGCCGATGTAATACTTCATCGCAGATGAACTTTAAGTTCCAATCAAGAATTTTTATCTTCACATATAG
Proteins encoded in this region:
- the LOC110621979 gene encoding LOB domain-containing protein 20, translated to MAEPQCDATSDTRRKGIGKRASAVPVESQSVAETGLPVPAVAPCGACKFLRRKCISGCIFAPHFGSDQGAARFAAVHKVFGASNVSKLLLHIPMNRRHEAVVTISYEAQARLSDPVYGCVSTILALQQQVASLQAELAMVQTQLINSRFAMANVLENSQQQQQQQQQLHHQHQQVSLLQPAYSNNSSASTNLINMSNFTSNFELVTDTAPSSHSLEPLHLSRPSHDEEDDEEESRIPGIFADVILHRR